The Lysobacter enzymogenes DNA segment CCGGGTTCGGCGGAGCCGGCCGCGGACGGCCACGGCAGCGACGCCGCCGGCAGGGTCCAGCGCTGGCGTTCGTCGCCGACCGCCGCGGCCAGCGCGCCGCCGGCCTGGAGGTCCAGGCGCAGGTCGCCGTGGCCGCGGCGCCATTCGTCCACCAGCGCCGGCCAGTCGCGCAGGCCCGCCAGCGGCAGCAGGGCCAGGCGCAGGCGGCCGCGGCAGCCTTGCGCGGAGCCGGCGAACAGGTCTTCGTCGCTGCGGGTGTCGATGTCGATCCAGTCGATGCCCTGGGCGGCCGCGGCTTCGGCGGCGCGCTGCTCGATCTCAGGCTCGACGCAGCCGCCGCTGAGCCAGCCGACCTGGCCCTCGCGCGCGCCGAACAGCGCCATCGCGCCGGCGCGTACGTAGGTCGAGCCTTCGGTCTCCAGCACCAGCGCCAGCGTCGCCGGGTCGCCGCGCGCGGCCGCGGCGGCGCTGGCTTCGAGCACCGCGCGCGCGCCGCCGGGCGCGCTGCGGGGGGAAGAACCGGGTTCCGGCGAATCGGCCATGGAGGGCGACCGTGGGCGGGGTAGGGTCGAGTCTAGAACGACTGCGGCGGCGCGGCATGCCGCCGCCGTCGCGGCGCGCCGGCGGCGCCGCGCGAACGGCAGTTTCAGGCAAGCCGCCACACCGCCCGGACCGGCGCCGCGGCGCCGGCGCGCAGGGATTTCTCTCGTCGCCGCGACGCCGGAGCCGATCCGGCGGACGCGTATAGCGCTGCGGCCTGCAGTCCTGGGCAAGCCCGGGCCGGATCGGCCGGCCGCGACGCCCGTCATGCATCGCCGCAGCGGCGCCGCGGGGCGCTGGCATCGGCGGCGAAGCCGGGTGTAGGCTCGGACCACCCCAGCCGCCGCGAGGGACACCGATGAAGCTCAACGTCAACGGCATCGACCACGACGTCGACGCGCCGCCGGACATGCCGTTGTTGTGGGTGCTGCGCGACCTGTTGCACCTGACCGGGACCAAGTTCGGCTGCGGCATCGCCCAATGCGGCGCCTGCACGGTGCACGTCGACGGCGCCCCGCGCCGCGCCTGCGTGACGCCGGCGGCGACGGTGCAAGGACGCAAGGTCGTCACCATCGAGGGCCTCGGCCGCGACGGCCCGCATCCGGTGCAGCGCGCCTGGGCCGAGATCGACGTGGTCCAGTGCGGCTACTGCCAGTCCGGCCAGATCATGTCCGCGGCCGCGCTGCTGGGCAAAATCCCGCAACCCACCGACACCGACATCGACCAGGCGCTGTCCGGAAACATCTGCCGCTGCGGCACCTATCCGCGCATCCGCGCGGCGGTGCATCGCGCCGCGCAGATCGCCGGCGGCGGCGCGACGGCGTTCGATCCGCCGACCGCCGCGAGCGCCGTGCCGCTGCCGTTGCCGGTGCTGCGCAACGTCGAAACCGCCTGATTCCCGTTCCGCGGCCGCGGCCCGCGCCGCCGCCGCATGCGTCTGCAAGGAGGTGGCTGTGAACACCCTCGATGCGCCCTCGCGGCGCCGGTTCCTCAAGAGCGGGGCGACGATCGGCGGCGGCCTGGTGGTCGGCTTCCTCGTGCCCGGCGCCAAGCGCTTCGCCCAGGCCGCGCCGGCGGCGGCCGCCGCCGTGTCCGCGGGCTTCGCGCCCAACGCGTTCCTGCGCATCGCCGCCGACGACACCGTGACCGTGCTGCTGTCGCACTCGGAAATGGGTCAGGGCATCTGGACCGGCCTGGCGATGCTGATCGCCGAAGAGCTCGACGCGGACTGGTCGAAGATCAAGGTCGAGCACGCGCCGGCCGCGCCGGACTACAAGCACACCGCGTTCGGCATGCAGATGACCGGCGGCTCGACCAGCACCTGGAGCGAGTTCGAGCGCTACCGCATGGCCGGCGCCACGGCGCGCGCGCTGTTGCTGGCGGCCGCATCGAAACGGCTCGGCGTGCCGGCCGAACGCTTGCGCACCGAGAACGGCGCGGTGATCGACGGTTCGCGCCGCCTGCGCTACGGCGAACTCGTCGCGGCCGCCGCCGGGCTGACGGCGCCGGCGACGCCGCCCAAGCTCAAGGACGCCAAGGACTGGAAGATCATCGGCAAGCCGACCCGGCGCCTGGACGGCCCGGAGAAGATCGACGGCCGCGCCAAGTTCGGCATGGACGTGCACTTCGATGGATTGCTGACCGCGATGGTCGCGCGCGCGCCGGTGTTCGGCGGCACGGTGAAATCCTTCGACGACAGCGCCGCGCGCAAGGTGCCCGGCGTGCGCGACGTGGTCCGGGTGCCCAGCGGCGTGGCCGTCGTCGCCGATCACTACTGGGCGGCCAAGCAGGGCCGCGACGCGTTGAAGATCGATTGGAATCCCGGCCCGAACGCGGACGGACTGGACGACGCCAAGTTGCGCGCCGAGTTCGCGCGCCTGGCCGCGGCCGGCGGCGGCGCGGTCGCGAGCCGCGCCGGCGACGCCGACGCCGCGTTGAAGGGCGCGGCGAAGGTGATCGAGGCCGAGTACCACGTGCCGTACCTCGCGCATGCGCCGATGGAGCCGCTCAATTGCACGGTCAGGATCGGCGCGGACCGCTGCGAGGTCTGGACCGGCACCCAGTTCCAGACCCTGGACCAGGCCGTGGCGGCCAAGATCACCGGGCTTGCGCCCGAGCAGGTGCAGATCCACACCACCTTCCTCGGCGGCGGTTTCGGCCGGCGCGCGACGCCGAGCTCGGACTTCGTGTCCGAAGCGGTGCATGTGGCCAAGGCCGCGGGCAAGCCGGTCAAGACGGTGTGGTCGCGCGAGGACGACGTGCGCGGCGGCTACTACCGGCCGATGTACCTGCAGCGGGCGCGCATCGGCCTGGACAAGCAGGGCCGGCCGGTGGCGTGGAAGCAGACCCTGGTGGGGCAGTCGATCATCACCGGCACGCCGATGGCGCCGATGCTGGTCAAGAACGGCGTCGATTCGACCTCGGTCGAGGGCGTGGCCGATTCGCCGTACATCCAGGGCGTCAAGGACCACTTCGTCGAACTGCATTCGCCGCAGACCGGGATTCCGGTGCTGTGGTGGCGCTCGGTCGGGCACAGCTACAACGGCTTCGTCATGGAGAGCCTGATCGACGAAGCCGCGCACGCGGCCGGCCGCGACCCGGTCGAATACCGGCGCGCGCTGCTGGGCGAGCACCCGCGGCATCTGGCGGCGTTGAACCTGGCGGCGGAGAAGGCCGGCTGGGGCTCGAAACTTCCGGCCGGACGCGCGCGCGGCGTGGCCGTGCACGAATCCTTCGGCAGCTACATCGCCCAGATCGCCGAGGTCTCGCTGGAGGATGCGCCCGGCGGCAAGCGCATCCGCGTGCACCGCTTCGTCTGCGCGATCGATTGCGGGCTGGCGGTCAATCCCGACGGCGTGCGCGCGCAGATGGAATCGGGCATCAACTTCGGCCTGGGCGCGGCGCTGTACAGCGAGCTGACCTTCCGCGACGGGCGCGTGCGCCAATCCAACTTCCACGATTACCGGGTGCTGCGCATGGACGAGGCGCCGGCGATCGAGGTGCATATCGTGCCGAGCGCGGAAAAGATGGGCGGCGCCGGCGAACCGGGCACCGCGCCGGTGGCGGCTGCGGTGGCCAACGCGGTGTTCGCGCTGGGCGGCACGCGCCTGCGCGAGCTGCCGTTGCGGGTGCCCGCGTGAACCGGCCGGCCCGAGGAGAATCGACGATGCGCGCAACGCCCCTGATCCTGACCGCGCTGGCCCTGGCGCCGTTGCTGGCGGTGTTCGGCGCCGGGTCCA contains these protein-coding regions:
- a CDS encoding (2Fe-2S)-binding protein, encoding MKLNVNGIDHDVDAPPDMPLLWVLRDLLHLTGTKFGCGIAQCGACTVHVDGAPRRACVTPAATVQGRKVVTIEGLGRDGPHPVQRAWAEIDVVQCGYCQSGQIMSAAALLGKIPQPTDTDIDQALSGNICRCGTYPRIRAAVHRAAQIAGGGATAFDPPTAASAVPLPLPVLRNVETA
- a CDS encoding XdhC family protein — its product is MADSPEPGSSPRSAPGGARAVLEASAAAAARGDPATLALVLETEGSTYVRAGAMALFGAREGQVGWLSGGCVEPEIEQRAAEAAAAQGIDWIDIDTRSDEDLFAGSAQGCRGRLRLALLPLAGLRDWPALVDEWRRGHGDLRLDLQAGGALAAAVGDERQRWTLPAASLPWPSAAGSAEPGRWRLEIAAPPSVLVLGAGPETPTLLPLLRTLGWMTTLVERRPRWAALAALADHALARSPAQALATARAHDAALVMHHHFELDREALEHLGGDGGQGIGFVGLLGPQRRRDDLFRVLPAAARDALAARLHSPIGLALGGEGPEAIALSVAAQLQRHRHGAD
- a CDS encoding xanthine dehydrogenase family protein molybdopterin-binding subunit; translated protein: MNTLDAPSRRRFLKSGATIGGGLVVGFLVPGAKRFAQAAPAAAAAVSAGFAPNAFLRIAADDTVTVLLSHSEMGQGIWTGLAMLIAEELDADWSKIKVEHAPAAPDYKHTAFGMQMTGGSTSTWSEFERYRMAGATARALLLAAASKRLGVPAERLRTENGAVIDGSRRLRYGELVAAAAGLTAPATPPKLKDAKDWKIIGKPTRRLDGPEKIDGRAKFGMDVHFDGLLTAMVARAPVFGGTVKSFDDSAARKVPGVRDVVRVPSGVAVVADHYWAAKQGRDALKIDWNPGPNADGLDDAKLRAEFARLAAAGGGAVASRAGDADAALKGAAKVIEAEYHVPYLAHAPMEPLNCTVRIGADRCEVWTGTQFQTLDQAVAAKITGLAPEQVQIHTTFLGGGFGRRATPSSDFVSEAVHVAKAAGKPVKTVWSREDDVRGGYYRPMYLQRARIGLDKQGRPVAWKQTLVGQSIITGTPMAPMLVKNGVDSTSVEGVADSPYIQGVKDHFVELHSPQTGIPVLWWRSVGHSYNGFVMESLIDEAAHAAGRDPVEYRRALLGEHPRHLAALNLAAEKAGWGSKLPAGRARGVAVHESFGSYIAQIAEVSLEDAPGGKRIRVHRFVCAIDCGLAVNPDGVRAQMESGINFGLGAALYSELTFRDGRVRQSNFHDYRVLRMDEAPAIEVHIVPSAEKMGGAGEPGTAPVAAAVANAVFALGGTRLRELPLRVPA